A window of the Lysinibacillus irui genome harbors these coding sequences:
- the uvrC gene encoding excinuclease ABC subunit UvrC, producing MNDLIKRKLDILPDQPGCYLMKDRQGTIIYVGKAKVLKNRVRSYFTGTHEGKTQRLVSEIEDFEYIVTSSNIEALILELNLIKLHDPKYNVMLTDDKTYPYLKITNEKHPRLITTRKVKKDKAKYFGPYPNAYAASETKKLLDRLYPLRKCVQLPSKVCLYYHMGQCLAPCVKEIDGQTYQEMIEDMTKFLNGGVEAVKKELEAKMLAAAENLEFERAKEFRDQIAHIDTVMQKQKIVSSDTTNRDVFGYAVEKGWMCVQVFFVRQGKLIERDVSIFPIYQDAEEEFLTFVGRFYEKPEHIKPKEVFIPQAIDAAILTELLDIKVLTPKRGQKKELVDLATKNAEIAVAAKFQLIERQEERTIGACEALGEAMGITTPLRIEAFDNSHMHGTDAVSAMVVFIDGKPARKEYRKYKTRSAAKHDDYGAMQEVIRRRYTRVLKEGLPLPDLVLIDGGKGQMEVAREVLEDELGLVIPIAGLAKDDKHNTSQLLFGDPPEVIALKRTSDGFYLLQRIQDEVHRFAITFLRQQHEKHAIQSVLDQIEGIGPKRKQQLLKHFGSVKKIREASELALQEAGMPAKLASQIYSYFQQESLSKE from the coding sequence ATGAACGATTTAATTAAGCGTAAACTGGATATTTTACCCGATCAGCCTGGCTGCTATTTGATGAAAGATCGACAGGGGACAATTATTTATGTCGGTAAAGCGAAAGTACTGAAAAATCGTGTGCGTTCTTACTTTACAGGTACACATGAGGGGAAAACGCAAAGACTTGTAAGTGAAATAGAAGATTTTGAGTATATCGTGACATCATCCAATATTGAAGCACTTATTTTAGAGCTGAATCTCATTAAATTACATGATCCAAAATACAATGTCATGCTAACGGATGATAAGACATATCCATATTTAAAAATTACCAACGAAAAACATCCGCGTCTTATTACAACACGAAAGGTTAAAAAGGATAAGGCTAAATATTTTGGTCCCTATCCTAATGCATATGCGGCAAGTGAAACGAAAAAGCTATTAGATCGATTATATCCGCTACGCAAATGTGTACAATTACCTTCAAAAGTTTGTTTGTACTATCATATGGGTCAATGCTTGGCTCCCTGTGTAAAGGAAATTGATGGTCAAACTTATCAAGAAATGATTGAGGATATGACAAAGTTTTTAAATGGTGGTGTTGAGGCAGTTAAAAAGGAGCTGGAAGCTAAAATGCTTGCAGCTGCTGAAAATTTGGAATTTGAACGTGCGAAGGAGTTCCGAGACCAAATTGCACACATTGATACAGTTATGCAAAAACAAAAAATTGTATCAAGTGATACAACAAACCGCGATGTATTTGGCTATGCTGTTGAAAAAGGATGGATGTGTGTACAAGTATTTTTTGTCCGACAAGGTAAATTAATAGAACGTGATGTCTCCATTTTCCCGATCTATCAAGATGCTGAAGAAGAATTTTTAACATTTGTTGGGCGTTTCTATGAGAAACCTGAGCATATTAAGCCAAAAGAAGTTTTTATTCCACAAGCCATTGATGCAGCCATTTTAACGGAATTATTAGATATCAAAGTACTCACACCAAAACGAGGACAGAAAAAGGAATTGGTAGATTTAGCGACCAAAAATGCTGAAATAGCTGTGGCAGCTAAATTCCAGCTGATTGAACGACAAGAAGAACGTACAATTGGTGCTTGTGAGGCTCTTGGTGAGGCAATGGGTATAACGACGCCATTACGAATCGAAGCTTTTGATAATAGTCATATGCATGGCACGGATGCCGTCTCTGCTATGGTTGTTTTCATTGATGGAAAGCCTGCAAGAAAGGAATATCGTAAATACAAAACGCGTTCAGCAGCCAAGCATGATGATTATGGCGCTATGCAGGAGGTCATCCGTCGTCGTTATACGAGGGTTTTAAAAGAGGGTTTACCATTACCAGATTTAGTCCTCATTGATGGAGGAAAAGGGCAAATGGAAGTAGCTCGTGAAGTATTAGAAGATGAACTAGGGCTTGTTATACCAATTGCGGGTTTAGCAAAGGATGACAAGCATAATACATCGCAGCTATTGTTTGGTGATCCGCCAGAAGTGATCGCCTTAAAGCGTACAAGTGATGGTTTTTATTTGTTACAACGAATTCAAGATGAAGTCCATCGCTTTGCTATTACGTTCTTGCGTCAACAGCATGAGAAGCATGCTATTCAATCTGTCCTTGATCAAATCGAAGGGATAGGACCTAAACGTAAGCAACAGTTGCTTAAACATTTTGGGTCAGTCAAAAAAATTCGAGAGGCGAGCGAACTAGCTTTACAGGAGGCTGGTATGCCTGCTAAGTTAGCAAGCCAAATTTACTCCTATTTTCAGCAAGAATCGTTGTCAAAGGAATAG
- the trxA gene encoding thioredoxin yields the protein MAIVHATDATFQNDIKEGLVLVDFWAAWCGPCKMIGPVLEEMDAAGSAAKIVKVDVDNNQGTAAEYQIMSIPSLLLFKDGELVDKTVGFQPKEALEAFIAKHA from the coding sequence ATGGCAATTGTACATGCAACGGATGCTACGTTCCAAAACGATATTAAAGAAGGGTTAGTACTAGTAGACTTTTGGGCTGCTTGGTGTGGACCTTGTAAAATGATTGGGCCAGTTCTTGAAGAAATGGACGCTGCTGGTAGTGCAGCTAAAATTGTAAAAGTTGACGTAGACAATAACCAAGGTACTGCAGCTGAGTATCAAATTATGTCTATCCCATCTTTACTATTATTTAAAGATGGAGAATTAGTTGACAAAACTGTAGGCTTCCAACCTAAAGAAGCTTTAGAAGCATTTATCGCAAAACATGCGTAA
- a CDS encoding amino acid permease, with product MTSRHITMMALGGAIGAGLFKGSSAAIDMAGPSVLIAYLLGGIILLFVMQGLAEMAVRNKEARTFRDLVQSVLGKYPAYFLDWIYWKMWVLNIAAESVVAAIFIQYWLPEYPIWILALSVSVLVTAINLLSVKIFAETEYWLALIKITVIIVFIIAGLILLLVSFGHHTAVGFSNLTEHGGFFPNGSMGLIAAMLVVIYSYGGTEIIGITLAETKNPEKVVPKAVRSTLVRIVTFYLLPFFIIVSLIPWNNVNGVPESPFVMVFKMIGIPGADHIMNAVVLLAIISSMNSGLYGSSRVLYTQAVDGRVPKIFGYLSKRKVPVYAILMCTVAMYLGVILSLYAGSKTFDFLMGSLGYTVLFIWLIIAIAHLKSRKKQAENTSAYEVKWFPYTTWIAIIALSAILIGIIFTTSIIITGITLGIYLFITLSYVLKGRYQENE from the coding sequence ATGACCTCACGTCACATCACAATGATGGCTCTAGGTGGGGCAATTGGGGCAGGGTTATTCAAAGGTAGTAGTGCTGCTATCGATATGGCAGGGCCGTCAGTGCTCATTGCGTATTTATTAGGGGGCATCATTTTATTATTTGTTATGCAAGGCCTCGCAGAAATGGCCGTTCGAAATAAAGAAGCCAGAACGTTTAGAGATTTAGTTCAATCGGTGTTAGGAAAATACCCAGCTTATTTCCTCGATTGGATCTATTGGAAAATGTGGGTTTTAAATATCGCAGCGGAGTCTGTCGTTGCGGCAATTTTTATTCAATATTGGTTGCCAGAATACCCCATCTGGATACTTGCCTTGTCAGTTTCAGTTTTAGTGACAGCCATTAATTTATTGTCCGTAAAAATATTTGCTGAAACCGAATACTGGCTAGCCTTAATTAAAATAACGGTTATTATTGTGTTCATTATAGCGGGACTTATCTTATTACTAGTTTCGTTTGGACATCATACAGCTGTAGGTTTTTCTAATTTAACGGAGCACGGAGGGTTTTTCCCTAATGGTTCAATGGGTTTAATTGCTGCCATGTTGGTGGTTATTTATTCTTATGGGGGAACCGAAATCATTGGGATTACATTAGCAGAAACGAAGAATCCAGAAAAAGTTGTACCAAAAGCTGTTCGCAGTACACTAGTACGTATTGTTACGTTCTATCTGCTACCTTTCTTTATTATTGTCAGCTTAATACCTTGGAATAATGTAAACGGGGTACCTGAAAGTCCATTTGTAATGGTATTTAAAATGATCGGCATTCCTGGTGCAGATCATATTATGAACGCTGTCGTTTTACTTGCCATTATTTCCTCCATGAATTCAGGACTCTATGGTTCATCTCGTGTGCTGTATACCCAAGCTGTAGACGGGCGTGTACCTAAAATCTTTGGCTATTTATCTAAACGTAAAGTGCCAGTATATGCTATTTTAATGTGTACAGTGGCCATGTATTTAGGTGTAATCTTATCTCTATATGCTGGGAGCAAGACCTTTGATTTCTTAATGGGATCTCTTGGTTATACGGTGTTATTCATTTGGTTAATTATTGCGATTGCCCATTTGAAATCACGAAAAAAACAAGCGGAAAATACAAGTGCCTATGAAGTGAAATGGTTCCCTTATACAACATGGATCGCTATAATTGCGTTAAGTGCCATTTTAATTGGGATTATTTTCACAACTTCCATTATCATCACAGGCATTACGTTAGGCATTTATCTCTTTATTACATTATCCTATGTATTGAAAGGCCGTTATCAAGAAAATGAATAG
- a CDS encoding electron transfer flavoprotein subunit alpha/FixB family protein, with amino-acid sequence MSKKVLVLSEVREGSLRNVSFEAIAAAKQIADGGEVVGVLLGDAVAGLTGPLFEYGADRVVTVEHPHLKQYTSDGYSQALLAVIEQEKPAGIVFGHTANGKDLSPKIASKLQAGLVSDVTSIEGAGDDVLFIRPIYSGKAFEKVKVKEGVVLASIRPNNITPLEKVEGKTGDVSAITVDITNLRTIIKEVVRKSSEGVDLSEAKVVVAGGRGVKSEEGFEPLKELADLLGGAVGASRGACDAEYCDYSLQIGQTGKVVTPDLYIAAGISGAIQHLAGMSNSKVIVAINKDPEANIFKVADYGIVGDLFEVIPLLIEEFKALKVNA; translated from the coding sequence ATGTCAAAAAAAGTATTAGTGTTAAGTGAAGTTCGTGAAGGAAGCTTACGTAATGTTTCTTTTGAAGCAATTGCAGCTGCAAAACAAATCGCAGATGGTGGCGAGGTTGTTGGAGTACTTTTAGGGGATGCTGTAGCAGGTTTAACAGGTCCATTATTTGAATATGGTGCTGACCGTGTGGTAACAGTGGAACACCCACATTTAAAGCAATATACATCTGATGGTTATAGTCAGGCATTATTAGCTGTTATTGAGCAAGAAAAACCAGCTGGCATTGTCTTCGGGCATACAGCAAATGGTAAAGATTTATCTCCAAAAATCGCTAGTAAATTACAAGCAGGTCTAGTATCCGATGTCACTTCTATTGAGGGTGCCGGTGATGATGTTCTATTCATCCGACCAATTTACTCTGGTAAGGCTTTTGAAAAAGTGAAAGTTAAAGAGGGCGTTGTTTTAGCTTCCATTCGTCCAAATAATATTACACCATTAGAAAAAGTCGAAGGAAAAACAGGCGATGTTTCTGCTATCACTGTAGATATTACAAACCTACGCACAATAATCAAAGAAGTAGTTCGTAAATCTTCAGAAGGTGTAGATCTTTCAGAAGCGAAAGTTGTTGTTGCAGGTGGTCGTGGTGTGAAGTCTGAAGAAGGTTTCGAGCCATTAAAAGAGCTAGCAGATTTACTAGGCGGTGCAGTTGGAGCATCACGTGGTGCATGTGACGCTGAGTACTGTGACTATTCACTTCAAATCGGTCAAACAGGGAAGGTAGTTACACCTGACCTTTATATTGCGGCGGGTATTTCTGGTGCCATTCAACATTTAGCAGGAATGTCAAATTCTAAAGTAATTGTTGCCATCAATAAAGATCCAGAAGCAAATATTTTCAAAGTAGCGGATTACGGTATCGTTGGTGATTTGTTTGAAGTTATTCCGCTTTTAATTGAAGAATTTAAAGCATTAAAAGTGAACGCATAA
- a CDS encoding electron transfer flavoprotein subunit beta/FixA family protein → MNIFALIKRTFDTEEKIVVSGGKIQEDGAEFIINPYDEYAIEEAIQVRDAAGGKVTVVTIGGEDAEKQLRTALAMGADEAVLINTEDDLDELDQNAAAYLLAEYLKDKDADLILTGNVAIDGGSGQVGPRVADLLDINYVTTITKLEIDGTSAKIVRDIEGDSEVIETSLPLLVTAQQGLNEPRYPSLPGIMKAKKKPLAELELDDLDIDEDDVEVKIETVDIFLPAQKAAGRVLEGDLSAQVKELVNLLHTEAKVV, encoded by the coding sequence ATGAATATTTTTGCATTAATTAAACGTACGTTTGATACAGAAGAAAAAATCGTTGTGTCGGGTGGCAAAATCCAAGAGGATGGCGCGGAATTCATTATCAACCCTTATGATGAATATGCCATTGAAGAGGCAATTCAAGTGCGTGATGCTGCTGGTGGCAAAGTAACAGTTGTCACAATTGGTGGCGAGGATGCAGAGAAGCAATTACGTACAGCGCTTGCTATGGGAGCTGACGAAGCCGTATTAATTAATACCGAAGATGATTTAGATGAATTAGACCAAAATGCTGCTGCTTATCTCTTAGCTGAATACTTAAAAGATAAAGATGCGGATTTAATTTTAACTGGAAATGTTGCAATTGATGGTGGTTCTGGTCAAGTTGGTCCACGCGTTGCAGATTTACTGGATATTAATTATGTAACGACGATTACAAAACTAGAAATTGACGGAACATCTGCGAAAATTGTTCGTGATATCGAAGGAGATTCAGAAGTCATTGAAACTTCTTTACCATTATTAGTAACAGCTCAGCAAGGTTTAAATGAGCCACGTTATCCATCATTACCAGGTATTATGAAAGCGAAAAAGAAACCGCTTGCAGAACTTGAGTTAGATGATTTAGATATCGATGAAGATGATGTAGAAGTGAAGATTGAAACAGTAGACATCTTCTTACCAGCTCAAAAGGCAGCTGGCCGCGTTCTTGAAGGTGACCTTTCTGCACAAGTAAAAGAACTAGTAAATCTACTTCACACAGAAGCAAAAGTTGTTTAA
- a CDS encoding enoyl-CoA hydratase: MEFLSWKVEDGVAMITIARPPANALSRGIIAEVNAVLDALEHDDAVRVLVLHGEGRFFSAGADIKEFTGVESGEEFTKLASNGQQVFERVESFSKPVIAAIHGAALGGGLELAMSCHMRFVTESAKLGLPELQLGLIPGFGGTQRLPRYVGVAKAAEMMFTSEPISGTEAVQWGLANRAFSDETLLDETLKIAKNIAKKSPIALKAAIQTLQFAKHASFYEGIEAEAKSFGTVFVTEDAKEGIQAFIEKREPVFTGK, encoded by the coding sequence ATGGAATTTCTAAGTTGGAAAGTAGAAGATGGGGTAGCAATGATTACAATTGCACGTCCACCAGCAAACGCTTTATCTCGCGGTATTATTGCAGAAGTTAACGCTGTTCTAGATGCTTTAGAACACGATGATGCTGTAAGAGTCCTTGTACTTCATGGTGAAGGCCGTTTCTTCTCTGCGGGAGCAGACATTAAAGAATTTACTGGGGTAGAATCTGGGGAAGAATTTACGAAGTTAGCTAGCAATGGACAGCAAGTATTTGAGCGTGTTGAATCATTCTCTAAGCCTGTGATTGCGGCCATCCATGGTGCAGCATTAGGTGGCGGACTTGAGTTAGCAATGAGCTGTCATATGCGATTCGTCACTGAATCTGCAAAGCTAGGTTTACCTGAATTACAATTAGGTCTAATTCCTGGATTTGGCGGTACCCAACGCTTGCCACGCTATGTGGGGGTAGCAAAGGCCGCGGAGATGATGTTTACAAGCGAGCCAATTTCAGGTACAGAAGCTGTTCAATGGGGCTTAGCAAACCGTGCATTCTCAGACGAAACGCTACTAGATGAAACGTTAAAGATTGCTAAGAATATTGCTAAGAAAAGCCCAATAGCTTTAAAGGCAGCTATTCAAACATTGCAATTTGCAAAGCATGCATCGTTCTATGAAGGCATTGAAGCAGAAGCGAAATCCTTTGGAACAGTATTCGTGACAGAGGATGCAAAAGAAGGAATTCAAGCATTCATTGAAAAGCGTGAGCCTGTGTTTACTGGTAAATAA
- a CDS encoding TetR/AcrR family transcriptional regulator: MKRDKPKYKQIIDAAVIVIAENGYHQAQVSKIAKQAGVADGTIYLYFKNKEDILISVFNEKMAVFVESLQDIIENGSTSKDKLSRMIENHFNVLATDRYLATVTQLELRQSNKDLRLKINSVLREYLHLLDQILIEGMLSGEFNQTMDVRLARQMVFGTIDETITSWVMNDYRYDLMEQVPKVQALILNGIKA, translated from the coding sequence GTGAAACGAGATAAGCCGAAATATAAGCAAATTATTGATGCAGCTGTCATCGTTATTGCGGAAAATGGGTATCACCAAGCGCAAGTATCGAAAATCGCCAAACAGGCAGGGGTGGCCGATGGAACAATCTATTTATATTTTAAAAATAAAGAAGATATATTAATTTCTGTCTTTAATGAAAAAATGGCTGTTTTTGTAGAGTCATTACAAGATATAATAGAAAATGGAAGTACGTCAAAAGACAAACTTTCACGAATGATTGAAAATCATTTTAATGTTCTAGCGACAGATCGATACCTAGCAACCGTCACACAATTAGAGCTACGCCAATCAAACAAAGACTTACGATTAAAAATTAATTCGGTACTACGTGAGTATTTACACTTACTCGATCAGATTTTAATCGAAGGTATGCTTTCAGGTGAGTTCAATCAAACGATGGATGTACGCTTGGCACGACAAATGGTTTTTGGAACAATTGATGAAACTATTACGTCGTGGGTTATGAATGACTATCGATATGATTTAATGGAACAGGTTCCAAAGGTTCAGGCATTAATCCTGAACGGCATTAAAGCTTAA
- a CDS encoding AMP-binding protein gives MTAKPWLANYPEEVPSSLTFEEIPVQEFLTRAYKKNPSKIAIHFMGKDLTYTELYESALRFANYLQALGVEKGDRVAIMLPNSPQSVIAYYGAMYAGAVVVQTNPLYTERELQYQMADSGAKVILVMDILYPRVMKIMKETALENVIVTAIKDYLPFPKNLVYPFIQKRQYGFSVKVEHSGQNHLFSEIMRSAPIKVIENISFNFEEDLALLQYTGGTTGFPKGVMLTHKNLIANTTMCDAWMYKCVHGEETIMGILPFFHVYGMTTVMLLSVFTQNKMVLLPKFDAETALKTIDKQKPTLFPGAPTLYIGLLNHPDIANYDLSSIKACLSGSASLPIEVQEKFEAVTGGKLVEGYGLTETSPVTHATPIWGKRVIGSIGLPWPNTDAVILRTGDTEVLPVGEVGEIAVKGPQVMKGYWNRPEDTAATFVDGWFLTGDLGYMDEQGFFYVVDRKKDMIIAGGFNIYPREVEEVLYEREEIQECVVAGIPDPYRGETVKAYIVLKEGYSISEDELNKYCRQHLAAFKVPRYYEFRDELPKTAVGKILRRTLVEEEKTKLANKEAK, from the coding sequence ATGACAGCAAAACCATGGCTAGCAAATTATCCTGAAGAAGTACCATCGTCTTTAACGTTTGAGGAAATTCCAGTGCAAGAGTTTTTGACACGTGCCTATAAAAAGAATCCATCTAAAATTGCGATTCATTTTATGGGGAAGGATTTGACGTACACTGAGCTATATGAGTCTGCTTTAAGATTTGCAAACTATTTACAAGCACTTGGTGTGGAAAAAGGTGATCGAGTGGCTATTATGCTTCCTAATTCGCCACAAAGTGTAATCGCTTACTATGGTGCCATGTATGCAGGTGCTGTTGTCGTTCAAACAAATCCACTTTATACTGAACGTGAGCTTCAATATCAAATGGCTGATTCTGGGGCAAAGGTTATTTTAGTCATGGATATTTTATATCCACGCGTGATGAAAATTATGAAGGAGACGGCTCTCGAAAATGTTATTGTGACAGCTATTAAAGATTATTTACCGTTTCCAAAAAATTTAGTTTATCCTTTTATTCAAAAAAGGCAGTATGGATTTAGTGTCAAGGTTGAGCATAGTGGACAAAATCACTTGTTTTCAGAAATAATGCGCTCTGCACCAATTAAGGTGATTGAGAATATTTCATTTAATTTTGAAGAAGATCTAGCACTGCTTCAATATACAGGTGGAACAACAGGTTTTCCAAAAGGAGTCATGCTAACACATAAAAATTTAATTGCCAATACGACAATGTGTGATGCATGGATGTATAAATGTGTGCATGGGGAAGAAACCATTATGGGCATTCTACCATTCTTCCACGTCTATGGGATGACGACTGTTATGCTGTTATCGGTATTTACTCAAAATAAAATGGTGCTCCTACCAAAATTTGATGCAGAAACAGCATTAAAAACAATCGATAAACAAAAACCAACGCTGTTCCCTGGTGCCCCAACCTTATACATTGGTTTACTCAATCATCCGGACATTGCAAATTATGATTTATCGTCTATTAAAGCATGCTTAAGTGGTTCTGCTTCATTGCCTATTGAGGTGCAAGAGAAGTTTGAAGCTGTAACTGGTGGCAAACTGGTAGAGGGCTATGGTTTAACAGAAACGTCACCTGTAACACATGCTACGCCAATTTGGGGGAAGCGAGTAATTGGTTCAATTGGTTTACCATGGCCAAATACAGACGCTGTCATCTTACGTACAGGCGATACAGAGGTGCTACCAGTTGGTGAAGTAGGTGAAATCGCTGTTAAAGGACCACAAGTGATGAAGGGTTACTGGAACCGCCCAGAGGATACTGCAGCAACATTTGTAGATGGCTGGTTTTTAACAGGTGATCTTGGATATATGGATGAACAGGGCTTTTTCTATGTAGTAGACCGTAAAAAAGATATGATTATAGCAGGTGGCTTTAATATTTACCCGCGTGAAGTGGAAGAAGTGTTGTACGAACGCGAAGAAATTCAAGAATGTGTAGTCGCTGGCATACCTGACCCATATCGAGGAGAAACAGTTAAAGCTTATATTGTATTAAAAGAAGGATATTCGATTTCAGAGGACGAATTAAATAAATATTGCCGTCAACATCTAGCGGCATTTAAGGTTCCGCGTTATTATGAATTTAGAGATGAGCTACCAAAAACAGCCGTAGGGAAAATTTTGCGTCGCACTTTGGTAGAAGAAGAAAAAACAAAATTAGCGAATAAAGAAGCGAAATAA
- a CDS encoding DUF350 domain-containing protein, producing the protein MLNSGFWRYPIIETAGYFSVVVLCLVVSMALFEVVTKYKNWEEIKKGNVAVALATGGKILGICNIFRFSIARHSTLSEMIGWGLFGFTLLIVAYFLFEFMTPRFNVDQEIANDNRSVGFISFTISVGLSFVIGASIA; encoded by the coding sequence ATGCTGAATTCTGGCTTTTGGCGATATCCAATTATCGAAACGGCAGGATATTTTAGTGTTGTAGTATTATGTTTAGTCGTCTCGATGGCATTGTTCGAAGTCGTTACGAAATATAAGAATTGGGAAGAAATTAAAAAGGGTAATGTCGCTGTGGCACTTGCAACTGGTGGTAAAATACTTGGCATTTGCAATATCTTTCGCTTTTCCATTGCACGCCATAGCACATTGAGTGAAATGATTGGCTGGGGTCTTTTTGGCTTTACACTATTGATTGTAGCGTATTTCTTATTTGAATTTATGACACCTCGTTTTAATGTTGATCAAGAGATTGCCAATGATAATCGCTCAGTAGGTTTTATTTCCTTTACCATTTCTGTCGGTCTATCGTTTGTTATTGGGGCAAGTATTGCATAG